Part of the Candidatus Abyssobacteria bacterium SURF_5 genome is shown below.
GTGATATGAATTAATAGCCGCGTCCGTGCCGTGTCCTTCGGCTTCCGGCGCAAACAGATAGACGATGAGCCCGCTGAGGATGCCGCCCAGGGCGGGAATGAAGAAGAGCAGCCACCGCCGGAAAGGGGTGGCGGGCTCGGGAAACAGTTGCAGTTCTCCCGACGGTATCGCAGGACTGAAGCCGGCAAGCACCCCGAGCGCATAATGCTTGGTGAGTTCGAGAGCCCAGACAAACGCGATGGCGCCAATGCCCGATACTACGCCGACCAGCCCACACAGCATCAGGAGACGGCCCAGCTTTCTGGCCATATCGACCGGCGTGGGGAAAAAAGGTCTGCTCAAAACGAACTCTTCCTTTAGAAAACCGAACTCGAAAAACACAACTCCCTAAACTATGAGCAACCTGATTTTCCGGCTCGTGCGGGAGATGTGCCGAGGCTTTTCTTAATTATACCAGCAGCCGGGCATAATGACAAAAGGAAGGAAGCCCCGACATAGACGGGGCCCTTCCTTCCATTTGAAGCAGGTTTCGTTGATGCTTATTCCGCAACTTTCAGCCGCGCTATGGCTCGTTTCAAAGCGGCCTCGGCGCGGTCGATATCGATATCCGGACCGGGCGCGGAAATCCGCTCGCGAGCCCGGGTCATTGCGGCTCGAGCCCGCTCAACGTCGATTTCTTCCTTTTTCTCAGCCGTATCAACCAACAGCGTCGCCCCCTGGCTGGTTACCGCCAGAAAGCCTTCGCCAACGGCCATCTTCGCTTCGGACCCGCCTTCAAGCTTTATGGATACGATACCGATCTCAATATTGGTCAGCAGCGGCGCGTGACCCGCCAGAATCCCCAGGTATCCGAGCCCACCGGGCGCGGTCAGGCACTCTACGTCGTCGCTAAAGACCGTTTTTTTCAAGGTGACTATATCGAGCGGATATGGTTTCGCCACAATCGTTTACCCCTTGCGAATTTTTTCGGCCTTTTCGACGGCCTCATCAATGGAGCCGACCATGTAGAAAGCGGCTTCAGGTAAGTCGTCATACTCTCCCTCGATGATCGCTTTGAAGCTGCGGATCGTGTCGGGGAGCGTAACATATCTGCCGGGCGTGCCGGTGAATTGCTCCGCTACGTGGAACGGCTGCGAGAGGAAGCGCTGCAGTCTGCGTGCACGGTGCACGATCTGCTTGTCTTCTTCAGAAAGTTCTTCCATCCCCAGGATGGCGATAATATCCTGCAGGTCTTTGTAACGCTGCAGAATCTGTTGCACCCGCCGGGCCACTCCATAGTGCTCGTCGCCGAGGATGCGCGGATCGAGAATGCGCGATGTCGAATCGAGCGGGTCAACGGCGGGATAAATCCCGAGCTCGGCAATGCGCCGCGAGAGCACGGTGGTCGCATCCAGATGCGCGAACGCGGTGGCCGGAGCGGGGTCGGTCAGGTCGTCGGCCGGCACGTAAATGGCCTGCACCGAAGTGATCGAGCCGCGCTTCGTCGAGGTGATGCGCTCCTGCAGTTCGCCCATTTCCATACCGAGCGTCGGCTGGTAGCCTACGGCCGACGGCATGCGCCCGAGCAGAGCCGACACCTCGGAGCCGGCCTGGCTGAAGCGGAATATGTTGTCGATGAACAGGAGCACGTCCTGCCCTTTCTCATCGCGAAAGTATTCGGCCTCGGTGAGAGCCGTCAGCCCGACGCGCAGGCGCGCGCCCG
Proteins encoded:
- a CDS encoding F0F1 ATP synthase subunit epsilon; translated protein: MAKPYPLDIVTLKKTVFSDDVECLTAPGGLGYLGILAGHAPLLTNIEIGIVSIKLEGGSEAKMAVGEGFLAVTSQGATLLVDTAEKKEEIDVERARAAMTRARERISAPGPDIDIDRAEAALKRAIARLKVAE
- the atpD gene encoding F0F1 ATP synthase subunit beta — encoded protein: MNVGKVVQIIGPVVDVEFFSDELPAINHAINIEDKQRGVTVVTEVAQHLGDNIVRAVSMSSTDGLVRGMDAVDTGDSIKVPVGEECLGRIFNLLGEAIDELGPVNPKMFYPIHRPSPDFEEQVSSTEIFETGLKVIDLLAPYTRGGKVGLFGGAGVGKTVLLMELIHNRAKQHGGVSVFGGVGERTREGNDLWLEMKESGVINRTVLVFGQMNEPPGARLRVGLTALTEAEYFRDEKGQDVLLFIDNIFRFSQAGSEVSALLGRMPSAVGYQPTLGMEMGELQERITSTKRGSITSVQAIYVPADDLTDPAPATAFAHLDATTVLSRRIAELGIYPAVDPLDSTSRILDPRILGDEHYGVARRVQQILQRYKDLQDIIAILGMEELSEEDKQIVHRARRLQRFLSQPFHVAEQFTGTPGRYVTLPDTIRSFKAIIEGEYDDLPEAAFYMVGSIDEAVEKAEKIRKG